A single region of the Gossypium arboreum isolate Shixiya-1 chromosome 12, ASM2569848v2, whole genome shotgun sequence genome encodes:
- the LOC108476906 gene encoding serine/threonine-protein kinase BSK3-like has protein sequence MGCQGSKLMPCCWDSQFKAAVLEAPDIENEENNDVDNVPAFREFTLEQLKNATSGFAVENIVSEHGEKAPNVVYRGKLENHRRIAVKRFNRMAWPDSRQFLEEARSVGQLRNNRLANLLGCCCEGDERLLVAEYMPNETLAKHLFHWETQPMKWAMRLRVVLYLAQALEYCTNKGRALYHDLNAYRVLFDEDGNPRLSTFGLMKNSRDGKSYSTNLAFTPPEYLRTGRVTPESVIYSFGTLLLDLLSGKHIPPSHALDLIRDRNLQMLTDSCLEGQFSDNDGTELVRLASRCLQYEPRERPNPKSLVAALTPLQKETEVPSHVLMGIPHSASFTPLSPVGQACSRGDLTAIHEILENLGYKDDEGVVNELSFQMWTDQMQETLNSKKKGDAAFRQKDFKEAIECYTQFIDVGTMVSPTIFARRSLCYLINDMPQEALNDAMQAQVISPVWHIASYLQATALAALGMENESQTALKEGATLESKRSSVTGKK, from the exons ATGGGGTGTCAAGGCTCTAAGTTAATGCCATGTTGCTGGGATTCACAGTTCAAAGCAGCAGTGTTAGAAGCCCCTGATATTG AGAATGAGGAGAATAATGATGTTGATAATGTGCCTGCGTTTCGAGAATTCACATTGGAgcaactcaagaatgcaacatctggATTTGCAGTTGAGAATATTGTTTCTGAGCATGGAGAGAAAGCTCCCAATGTTGTTTATAGAGGGAAGTTAGAGAATCACAGGAGGATCGCCGTTAAACGTTTCAATCGAATGGCTTGGCCTGATTCACGacaatttttg GAGGAAGCAAGATCAGTTGGTCAGCTACGCAACAATAGATTGGCAAATTTACTTGGATGTTGTTGTGAAGGTGATGAAAGGTTGCTTGTGGCAGAGTACATGCCCAACGAGACACTCGCGAAACATCTTTTTCATT GGGAAACACAACCAATGAAATGGGCTATGCGATTAAGGGTTGTACTCTATCTCGCACAAGCTTTAGAATACTGCACAAACAAAGGGCGTGCATTATACCACGATCTCAATGCTTACAGGGTTTTATTTGATGAG GATGGAAATCCGAGACTTTCAACCTTTGGCTTGATGAAAAACAGTAGAGATGGAAAAAGTTACAGTACAAATTTGGCATTTACTCCTCCTGAATATTTGAGAACTG GAAGAGTAACACCGGAAAGTGTAATATACAGCTTTGGCACTCTTCTGCTTGATCTGCTCAGTGGAAAACATATCCCCCCTAGCCAT GCACTTGACTTAATACGAGACAGAAACCTTCAGATGTTGACTGATTCCTGCTTGGAAGGGCAGTTTTCTGATAATGATGGAACTGAGCTAGTTCGCTTGGCTTCTAGATGTTTGCAATATGAACCTCGAGAGCGACCAAATCCTAAATCTTTAGTTGCTGCTTTGACACCCCTTCAGAAGGAAACTGAG GTTCCTTCACATGTATTAATGGGTATCCCACACAGTGCTTCCTTCACTCCTCTATCCCCAGTTGGGCAAGCTTGCTCAAGAGGGGACTTGACTGCTATACATGAGATATTAGAGAATCTTGGCTACAAAGATGACGAAGGAGTGGTAAATGAG CTCTCCTTCCAAATGTGGACTGACCAAATGCAGGAAACTTTGAATTCAAAGAAAAAGGGTGATGCTGCTTTCAGGCAGAAAGATTTTAAAGAAGCAATCGAGTGTTACACGCAG TTCATCGATGTTGGCACAATGGTTTCTCCAACTATTTTCGCACGGCGTAGCTTGTGTTATCTCATTAACGACATGCCTCAAGAAGCACTAAACGATGCAATGCAAGCCCAAGTGATTTCCCCAGTGTGGCACATTGCTTCCTATCTTCAAGCAACCGCACTCGCTGCCCTTGGGATGGAGAACGAGTCTCAAACGGCACTTAAGGAAGGCGCGACTCTTGAATCCAAGAGAAGTTCAGTGACGGGGAAAAAGTAA
- the LOC108478669 gene encoding integrin-linked protein kinase 1-like, with translation MEDFGPSHSSSTKLVGQKVDSGGLYRLLQCASKGDTTGVIQELDKGVEPNGADYDRRTALHLAACEGWIEVVDLLLEKGADVNSLDRWGRTPLSDAHSFRHHEVCKILEARGGIDPVGMDSQVPCFEIDHSEVDMDEATRIGEGAYGEVFLVNWRGTEVAAKTIRSTIASNPKAKNTFLKELALWQQLRHPNIVQFLGVLKHSDRLIFLTEYLRNGSLYDILKKKGRLDTKTAISYALDIARGMNYLHQHKPHAIIHRDLTPRNVLQDEAGRLKVTDFGLSKIAQEKDSYGYKMTGGTGSYRYMAPEVYRRESYGKSVDVFSFALILHEMFQGGPSNRAETAEQIADKRAYEDSRPPLSSFLYPEPIKMLLKECWHKNPDCRPTFEEIILQLEVIEQDFQNEKAMKACCSCVVL, from the exons CTTCAATGTGCAAGTAAAGGGGATACAACTGGCGTAATACAAGAATTAGATAAAGGTGTGGAGCCTAATGGAGCTGATTATGATAGGAGAACTGCTCTTCATTTAGCTGCTTGTGAAGGTTGGATTGAAGTTGTTGATTTGCTTCTTGAGAAAGGTGCTGATGTGAATTCTTTAGATCGTTGGGGCCGAACT CCATTGTCTGACGCACATAGCTTTCGACACCACGAGGTTTGCAAGATACTTGAAGCTCGAGGGGGAATCGATCCG GTAGGAATGGACTCTCAAGTTCCGTGCTTCGAAATCGATCACAGTGAGGTTGACATGGATGAAGCAACCCGTATCGGAGAG GGTGCATATGGTGAAGTTTTTTTGGTAAACTGGCGTGGCACCGAAGTTGCAGCCAAGACAATTCGTTCCACGATCGCATCGAATCCTAAAGCAAA AAATACCTTTCTCAAGGAATTGGCTTTATGGCAACAGTTGCGCCACCCTAATATAGTGCAGTTCCTCGGTGTTCTAAAGCATTCCGATCGTTTGATCTTCCTCACCGAGTATCTTCGGAAT GGAAGTTTGTATGATATATTGAAAAAGAAGGGAAGACTCGACACGAAAACAGCCATCTCTTATGCTCTAGATATTGCAAG AGGCATGAACTATCTTCACCAGCATAAGCCACATGCTATTATACACCGGGATTTAACACCAAG AAACGTGTTACAAGACGAAGCCGGTCGCCTTAAGGTCACTGATTTCGGTTTAAGCAAAATTGCACAAGAAAAGGATTCCTATGGTTACAAAATGACTGGTGGAACTGGTTCAT ATCGTTATATGGCACCCGAAGTTTACCGTCGAGAATCCTATGGAAAGAGCGTTGATGTCTTCTCCTTTGCTTTAATACTGCACGAG ATGTTCCAAGGTGGACCGTCGAATAGGGCAGAAACAGCCGAGCAAATCGCAGACAAAAGGGCATATGAAGATTCGAGGCCACCGCTCTCTTCATTTTTATACCCCGAACCAATCAAAAT GCTTCTTAAAGAATGTTGGCATAAGAACCCGGATTGTCGACCAACATTCGAAGAGATAATATTACAACTTGAGGTAATCGAACAGGATTTTCAAAATGAGAAAGCAATGAAAGCCTGTTGTAGCTGTGTTGTCCTATGA